The DNA window aatctcATTTATAATGTAAATAACATGGCTGTGTTCAGTATGATAATAAAGAATGTTAAATTGCTTCTCATTTTAACAAAGAATTTTTTCTTTGTAATAGTCAATCACCTGaaagaattttatttaaaaatgtgcTTGAAAAACCAACTTGTTAGGTCAGTTAAATATATCCGATTTAAGAAATAACTTCTTAAGTCGGGTCCAAATCACCTGACTTAAGAAGTCAAAACTTCTTATGTCGGCAAATCTTAGGTCAGGTGCAGAACCATCTTAAAAAGTCATTTTTAACCGACTTAACAAGTGTTTTTTCTACTAGTGATTGTTGATTTAGAcatgttttaaaattttacttCAGTCAAGTAAATGTTTATCTTTATGTTATAGTTTATGGATAGTCATGACATAAGTtatgaaattgaatttgaaataatAGCATTccataaaaataatttcaaaaaaattattgacCTAAGTCAGCCAAACTTTTAGTAAGATATGCATTTAAAAGATTTTTGAACCAGttgaaatgattttgtttaaggATAAACAAAAAGATAAGGAGCGGAGAGTTTATAAGTTCAAAATTTACGCAAAACACTTATTAACTTATTTTGCAAGCCATTAATATTAAATCCTGATACGTCTTTAAAATTTGCTATAATACCTGTCTGGACATTGCTAGCATGTATTAACTAAAAAGAGGTAATAAGGTCTGAAAAATCACAATTTAGCACACAAAGATCAAACCATAGCAATTCCCTGTAAATTATAGCTCGCTAATTTATGATCATAGGCACACCCAACGATTTAAGGAAGCCAGATGACAGTTACTTCATGGTGAAGCGAGGGTTTACTCGCCAAGTAAATGAGTGGTGCACCCAACAAAGCACGGCGTCTAGGGCCACCTGTTAGGTAACTAACATTGCTTAACCTATAAGATAGCATGCTCGTTAGGCGAGGATGGATGATGCACCCAGCGAAGCATGGGGGCTAGGGACAACTGGCGTTGCTTAGCCTAGAATAATGCAGGCTCACTAGTCGAAGCGATAGCGCGCTTAACAAAAGACCTGATCCTTAACTATAAATAAGGGTCTCTAGTTTATTGCAACTGGATTATTGGCGGAGTGAGGTATTGCAAAATTAGAGTAGGTTCACCTTAGTCTATAACGAGAGAATGaaagaatgagagagagagagagagagagagagagattgaagGCAAAAATGTTGCTTAAGGTGACATGGTAGATAAACTTCCAAGCTCGTCTTCGCGGGATTACAGGAACAACTATGATGAGTTAGAAATATATTTATTGAGGGGTAGATGTAGttattatatttatgtattaaatcATGGTGTTTTATATAAGTCTGCTCAAGCTTTAATATTAATGAGTCTTTAATCTCAATGTCTGTTTTATATTTCCTACCTAAAACCTGTTTTCATGGTGTGACTTGTCATTATTAGATCCAAGATTATCATCTATTGGATATTAATGTCTAGACATAGGGTTAGGTTCAATATATGCACGTACTGTAGTAGGATTGTTGTGAAGTCTTGCTGCTTTATAGCTGTTGGAGTTTAATGTTTTGTGTTGGTTAATAGACTGATATATCGACTATTAGGTAATGAACCAATCTCATAGTGTTGAGACCGACAGGAGATAGGAATAGACATGGCAACAAAATCCATATCCGCGGGTTCTCACTCGAACCTGCCCcaaagttgacggggaaaacccgttttgactgggtttgggttcgggtttgggttttccccgattacaAAATATGGGGACAGGTCGGGTAAttgggacactagtacccaccccgaacccgtccccgaacccaccccgtttatttcattatacttattttttttttataaattagaatattaaatatgaggtcaatgttttaataatttgatttgtatttattatttaaaatatttgaaatgtatttatagaatattttgagattattttatttatcatttataatgtaatttgattttggaaaaaataaatatttcaaataaaaaaattgattttactaaatggatggtggcggggcggggatatCCGAATCCAACCCGAACCCGTTTGggacgggtttgggttttaattcttcATCTtcgtttgggtttggggcggagAACGGGGATTTTttggggattcgggtttgggtttgggggaggtaaaatTTGTCCCCGACCCGCCTCGTTGCCATGCCTAGATAGGAAtcaggggcggagccaaggcctagctagcccgggcaggcgcccgggctcaacccctattttctttgtacttccCCCAAATTAATAGTCaaattttagacaaaatcagAGGCAAAATTAtgggtaaaattagtaaaaatagagtgtgaaaattaaaatagatgaaTAATTAATGGTGTAAGGTTTTTGCCCAGGCTGCCTAAAATTTCTGGCCCCGCCACTGATAGgaattgtaacaccccgattttcaTATTTAATGATTTAGTgttattttgatgttttgattgatttattgggTAAATTTGCTTTGATGTTATATGATGATTGTGGTATTGGAGGGTATGTATCATTTGAATAGAGGGTAGTGCCTTTGATTAGAAGTTGtagaattaattgaataaatataattagttgtaattatttatttgatttatttgatttattaaaaaattatataatttaatatgaTTAGAATAAGAATCAATTTTtagatttaataataataataataataataataataataataataataataaatcaaataatataaagTGTGTTGAGATATTGGGGGCAAATTAGTATTTGCGCGAGGATAAGTTGGGGGCAAGGTGGGTATATCATAGAAAAGGTCTATTTTTAAGAGAAAATTATGAGGGTTAAGGGTTTTGTTGTTGATACGTGAAAGTTGGAGAGAACGTGAAAAAGAGAGCAAAGAGGCTAGGGTTGGAGGTTGAAGAAGAACACTAAGATCAAAGCTACTAAGATTTTAAGGTAAGGGGAGTTTTatcattgttattataattgattTAAGGTTTAGATAATTGTAGGTTTTATTTGGGGTTTTGTTGTATTGATGAAATTGGTGCAAATCATTGTTTGACTATATGAATGGATGAATCTTTGAAGAACGTATGATGTTAGGACCTCTAAATAAGTGTTATAGGCTGTTATAAATGTTATATAATCATAggatttcaaattttgaacttgGGAATTTTTACGGAATCAAATTCGGAGGTACGAAAGGCCTCCAACGGTGAAAAATTGCACTGCAGCAGTTCTGTCTGCACCACGGTCGTCGTCTCTAAATGGCATTCGTCGTGACAGTTCAGCAGCAAAATAGAATTTTGAAATactcgtaacttttgaaccgtaactttgTTTTGagcaccgtttgaagcgttggaaagctaaccgAATTATCTATACCCTAGTAGAATAAAATGAATCATAACATGTAGTTTTCTAGTGATTGTGTCATGATGAGTTTATATATCGAAGTAATCGTATGTATGCTTTCTATGATGAATTGATGTCATTATGATTATGATGCATTTATTATGAAGTGTTTGGTGATGATTATATAAGGATGATTCTATGATGATGATTATGTAATGGTGAATATGTGATGTGTTAGATGAAGTTGATGTTCAGAATGTTTTGAATGTGCATACACGCTATGTGAAGTTAGTGATGATTACTATGATGGTCATATGAATGGTGGTGCATTTTAACTAGCTGTGGTCACACATATTTTTTGTTGGTacaatcatgcattcatagcatataTAATCGGACGTTGGTCCAGTGATGTTTGTGGGACAATGTGTCCAGTGATGTTTGCAGAATGATTGGTCCAATGATGGCATCAATCACATAGTGTGGATTGGGTGCAATATTGTGAAGTGCTCTGGTTTCAAACGGGAACCGATCAtattggtggggatctttggagaacgATGATTGAGTAATCAGTGAAGTTTTGGTACCACATTCATGAGTCTTATGAAGTTGCATTTCAGTATTTGTGGCATTGTACAATACTTGGATTAAGTGATGTATTTGATTGATGCTTTGATTATGATATTCTGACGTGAAGAGTTAGTGATTACTATTATGTTATAGAATGCAGTAAAGGATGTTATGTTATTGTTGTTTCCTTGATATCCCTACTATATCTATTCCTTATTtcttttataatgattatgatttactcaccctttctgcttgGAAATATTGCCTCAAAACATGGGTAACTTGCAGGTGATCAAGATTAGTGCAGGAAGCTTAGAAGATAGCCCAACGTGTTTTTATTTGCTTTTCGTAGAATAAAGGGAGTCttactctgatacgtaacatcagATTGAGATCGATTGATTATGAACCTTGTGTTCCTTTGTTATTACGAGATTTTGTATTACTTTCACGACTCTTATCTAATTTTTGAATCATGAAGTTATAACATGAagtatgatgattttgttgaagtTCGAACTACCTTTCAtgatatttgaaatattttataaAGAACCTTTGAGACTCAATTATTCCGCTGTAAAGTTTGAAATAGTTTGGTTGGAAATGCCAAAGATGCTATTTatgttttcaagttttttttgtaaCCCGTGTTATGGAGCAGGATTAATTGTTATATGACGTTTTACGAAGATGTGACATCCTTACTATTGTTTtacgtttatttatttattaaaaatatttgtgaAAATCGTGGGGTTTTAGAATGGTGTTACAGGAATGAGAGCAACAAGTGATAATATTAATAGCTGAGTAGAAGAGCATATTACTTACCTATGGTTATGCATGGTAAATATGTAATGACAAATTTTACCCCTGACAAGTTTTCTTACTGTTAACACCGAAATCTCCATTTTACTTCCTATCATTTACTTTCACACATTAAAGTTGTTAACCATTCTCTACTTAAAATCTTAAAACTATTGAACAATCTTTAAACGGAAAATACTTACATAGACACAATCATAACACCTGCATTTACACACGaccaatcataatttttttattaattaaaaaataaaaataaaattgtctctctcctctattatctcaaccaccccatgatgctaattaaaaaagaaattaaaatttaaataaatttaaattctctctCTTCTCATTGATTGTTCCTTAAAATATGGATTTAGAttcgtatccatgcaagtatttctctcTTTAAACACTAccagtctctgtggatacaataattataaaacttatttTTGTACTTGCAACAATGCATAAGTGTAATTTTTGTGTATTCCAAAAATTAGTTCATTATCCCCAACAATAAGAATTTTTTATCTACAGAGTGAAATAGTACATTTCCTCTTTTATTTCAATAATGCTCTTCTCTCTGCTCTTATATCGATtctctttaaaaatatataatttgattttaccCTTGGTCTTTGCTCAAATAATAGTGCCAGAGGTTCTGCTTTGGGCAACTATAGATGTAATTTGGACTGGAATTGTAATTCAAGATGCATCAAAAAAGCATTATGTTTAGTGTAAACACACTACGTCCTGACTCGTAAAAACGTAGAGCATCATACTAGATAGTTTGCGTCCACTACTatcatgccctttactggatTAGGCTTGACTTCATCTCAGGCCTTCAGTTTGCTTGTTCTAGTTCATAATTCCCTATTTTTACTATGTTCACATCATTAACTTCATTGGACTTGGTCTTTACCTTCTTGGCTTTTAGTTAGATTATTACATCATTAGAAAAATATACAAATTGCCAACAAATATTTGACCAAATTACcaaattaataagaaaattatgtttaataattattttggGCTAAACTTGTTTACaaaaattattagcctaaaacTTATGGAAATATATTATTCTTATTCACTATTTTAAATATCAATCtgatttacatttttttttcttcttgaatggggcattataaatttttttagtcaaaaaaactTTGACACAAACTATCTCAAACTATATCCCTTAGGGCGTAGCAATTTGttgattataaaaatatttaactttCAACAAATGAATTTGAAAGATCAATCTAGGACACAAGTTAGACCATATTAAATTCTTAATTGATATGACTACTTGTTTTAGTTTTTGTTAACGTTTGAATAACGTATAGGTCTTTGTGTTTTAAACATAACGGGAAGTGCAtaagaaaaaacaataaatattcAGTAAAGAAAAGTAAATGTTGGGAAATTAAATATGTGTATATTAATAGTaacgaaaaatatatattattcttATTCACCTTACCAATTAAGACTTTTTTCCTTAGTGCGTGTGAAGATGTATAATCTTTATCTTGATatgattttgaaaggaaaatgAAGCTCCCTAACAAAAATTAGTTAtagaaaatttaaaactaatctCCTCCTTATATAAGTTCCACGTTCGTAAACACCTTGAACTTACTATGAGAAAAATATTATCTCAAGACATGCACACTATATTCAAAGTCTTTAATAAGTGGCATTTCTAGAAATTTTATACTTTTCAAATAAAGAGATGCATTTACTAATTTCACAAAAGTACAAGTACTTCAAACTCTAATTGTTAATTTTTACATATAATACATAGAAAAGTTGTCTAAGGGTTTGTGAACTCATGCTAATATCAAAATAAAGAGAGCGTAATTTTGAAATGCTCATGCTACAATCTCAATACATGATTATTCaataattcaataaataaaattttgaaatgtttttataTATGTAATATAATGTGAAAAATATCCAATTTTGTTGGCTCAAACTTAGACAATATCTAAGATTTCTTTCCCCTACTAGTATGTTATTGGTTGGCTACCAATGCACATAATGCTAAATTAATAGTACGGATTGAATCAATTCACCCACTTAACATTTGAGTTTTACAAACTTTCTAACTAAGGATAAAATTTCTTTATAATTTGATATACTATTCTCATAAGCCATTGTAAATATTCATACACAACTAGTCTTTTTCTTTGTTCCAAACAAGGGGCCTTTTGTTTAATATTGCACTTCCATTTTCCACATTAATGAGAGGATCCAATTCATCTTCTCTTGCCTACAAATTTCATATAAAAAGAAATCATAAACTAATTTCTCATATTGAATAACCAATAAAAAAAGCAAGTGAATACGAACAAACCTGTGATGCTTGTAATGCAGTTTCAGCTGCTTTTTGTTGATTCTCAAGAATGCTAGAGTACGAATATAAAAGCATCCCAACCATGGCCACCAAAATTCCCAGTATGTTCCTCCAACTAAAAGGGTCACGAACAATAATGTAGCCAAAAGCTAATACAAGACATGTCTTAAGATGTCCAAGAACCTGATAAGTGACTGGAGATGTCTTTCCAATTACAAGAAATGTACTAAAGTTTACTGAGATAGAAATAAGGCATGAGAGAACAATGACAAACTgcaatacataaaataaaaaagcaaaaaattcaTTAGTAAATTGGAGGATTTTGATTTCAACAATAAATAACACATGAGGAGTTATTTTAATCTCACCGTGACTTGTGTAGTGTACttgaaataaaaaacatttagGTCAGTGAGAACTTTATCCAAATATGGCCCGATTATCAACAAGGTTGCTGCTTGATAAGGACATGTTTGGTATAAAAGTTGAGTAGAAGAAACTTTAAACTTTTTCTGGATCGTATTTGTCATCTGAAATGTGCTTGTTAAGATCTTAACAAGATATTATaataaacacacaaatgaaaaattctaaaaataatcattttttctaATGAACTTAAAAGGATACAATTTGAGCAACACAAGTTGTTATCACTGCTAGAAAAGATAGGAAAGATCCTAGTGCATTAAGCTGCAAATCCGTAACGGTTGCAATTCCAACACCGAAAAGAAGAATTGCAAGGGAAAATTGTATTCTTCTACTGCAGATATAGAAACATAAAGAACTATTAGATGCCTTGAAACATTAACAAATGACGAATGTGATGAACCAATATAGAAATGATTTAAGGATAAATAAGACCTGAATTTTTTGCCAAGGAAAAGGATCTCCAGAAGAATGGTACATGGAATTATTGCTAGCTTTGTCATCTAAATGCATATGAAATAAAGTTTATTCATAAAACCTTGAGAAAAAAAATTCTTGAACACGATAAAGACTTAAAAAAAATCACCTGATAGAAGCCAACAGAATTGAAACCCAAGCTCAAATTCAAAAGTCCAATTGAAGTTCCATTGAGAATTCCAAATCCCATCACAGCTTTTTGATCAAACGGCTTGTGCTCAAAAAGTCTCATTTTTAGTGCCACATGAAGAGAACAAAATGTAACAAGAAGATGCCAACTTGTCAAAGTTGTAGCTGTAGCATGAGAATCCACAAAAAATCATTTGGTATTTTATCAACATTTTGAAACAATCAAAACCTTAACAAACTTACCGAAAATAAAATGTAGTGAACTCATCAACGCCTTGTTACAAATGACAATGGACACAGATGAAACCACCGATAGACTCAACGCACCGATAGTCCCCAACTGAAATTTTTCTCCCTCTCCCATCTTCTTCTTTGTTATTCTGAAGAAAAAAATTTATGATAAGGTGATGAAATTTTATTGCTATACAGAAAAATAAATCAGATAATTAAATGAAAAGGTTAACGAAACCGAACCAAAGAAATGAGAACTGGAGTTAGGTGACAATGGTTGGGGTTTGTGAAGGTGACAATGCTTGGGGTTTGTGAAGGTGGTGATGGTTGTTTGTTGCAATTTGCAAAGAGGAGAAGAGAATTAAAAAAGTTTAATTTTAGTTTCAAACAAATAAAAGCTAATTAATATTCAACACTAATTTTTGTTGAAACTTTACTAAAATATTCTTGGTTTTGCGATGCTCGCCTCACTTTTTCATCTCAAAATTGATGATAGGTGAAAATATAGTGATTCACGTTTAGGTTGCCATAATCTCATATAAGATATACTCACAATCAAACCCCTAGATTTATGCcggatatatttttttaaaatgtcttaaattttattgaatgcatttaatttttattgaatGTATATGATTTTATCTGCATTTTTCATTGTTATTTATGTATGATAATAATGTATTTACATAATTTTATTCAATGTATATGGTATATTTGGGTGTCATGTGCCCATGTCATTCATGCAGACTTTAGTCTTTGTATATCTCAAACTAAATAAATGTGAttcatttattaatatttttttagaattataaataatttagttAACATATGTAATATTTTATGCGGCAACAATAATTTTTATGAGTATAAATCAAATTTGTTATTCTTAACGCTTAAAACACATACAAAATTGCAACAACTATTTATTCTAGAGGATTGTCGGATTAATTTTGTTATCACTTTATCTAACACTTACTTTTTTAATGGATGAGATACATGTGAATCTCTCACTTTAGAATGAGTTAACATAAAGTGATGATACTCATCTTTACTTTAaactttgatgtttttataaagcAAAAATTGTTTGTCCTGTGTATGTAACAATGTTATAAATATAATTACAAAGTATCTACTATATTCTAAGAGTGATTAATCTTTGCTTAATATTTATTagacataaaataatttatcctATATAAATGGTAGATTTCTACTTATCACAAGGTGTAGAAAGAATAGATCTAAACATCGCAAATATAAAAAACATTCAACACCATTACACTATTCAAGGAGAACTTTGCAAATCATTATGGTTCTATATGACTTAAGAGATTAATCTCTCTTACTGTGCATAGAAGATATTCAATTTACTCAAAACTATTTAATAATCATTTTTAGACAAATTACTAGtcaataaataaatttgaaagaCGAATATTCATGTATTAGAAAGCCAAAGGCGAGACTTGACTTGAAATCTATGTAAAATCTGATGATCATGTGTAGAATGGGTCATGTAACCATCTACTAGACTGACACTCATGGAAAGGGCAATACTTATCTTTATCTTGGCAACATGGAGAGTTATTTGAGCACTATAAAAATGAAATCGTTCCTATCCATCCAATTTGTGTAAAAACACAAATGATTGTTACCATGGACAAAGTTTACAAATGAGCATTCAATCTTGTATCAAAACTTGAAAGCATTGTGGAAATGCTAAGTGTTATCAATAGCCACATTAAGGGATAAACCAATCCAATTTCAAAGATGTAGATGTTCACTACACCATCCCCATTGAAATTCACACTCGAGGGAATCCATTCCCGTGCACACCATATATAAGCTCTGATTAACAAtgtcatattttaaatttataacttATGTCTTATAGTTTACGAATTTATATGTTAAAAAAG is part of the Vicia villosa cultivar HV-30 ecotype Madison, WI unplaced genomic scaffold, Vvil1.0 ctg.003522F_1_1, whole genome shotgun sequence genome and encodes:
- the LOC131641138 gene encoding UDP-xylose transporter 3-like gives rise to the protein MGEGEKFQLGTIGALSLSVVSSVSIVICNKALMSSLHFIFATTLTSWHLLVTFCSLHVALKMRLFEHKPFDQKAVMGFGILNGTSIGLLNLSLGFNSVGFYQMTKLAIIPCTILLEILFLGKKFSRRIQFSLAILLFGVGIATVTDLQLNALGSFLSFLAVITTCVAQIMTNTIQKKFKVSSTQLLYQTCPYQAATLLIIGPYLDKVLTDLNVFYFKYTTQVTFVIVLSCLISISVNFSTFLVIGKTSPVTYQVLGHLKTCLVLAFGYIIVRDPFSWRNILGILVAMVGMLLYSYSSILENQQKAAETALQASQAREDELDPLINVENGSAILNKRPLVWNKEKD